The Apium graveolens cultivar Ventura chromosome 6, ASM990537v1, whole genome shotgun sequence genome contains a region encoding:
- the LOC141667047 gene encoding uncharacterized protein LOC141667047 isoform X1, protein MPVRVVDTSLPSQPSASSDKFEDEDVEDKLPPACTLLSVGQAFSGSQNVSGPQKNEEWKVNVKIQGFDREHGYLCGTMEALNVPMADTPVVTFWEGEIVDTKNYTFFTNKWKATSEVDIQHWTKFPSFSPLLDQVEVDGGKSLNLSNYPYIFMRWKEQYFVNVGTDCGLTIAGFYYVCFSCYDGSVNGFYYDPNSSPFQKLELRSAQAKDTGFSFSSYQLQ, encoded by the exons ATGCCGGTTAGAGTGGTGGATACCTCACTTCCTTCTCAGCCTTCTGCTTCTTCTG ATAAATTTGAAGATGAGGATGTTGAGGACAAATTACCTCCAGCCTGTACACTTCTAAGCGTTGGACAG GCTTTCTCTGGGTCCCAGAACGTTTCTGGTCCACAAAAGAATGAAGAATGGAAAGTGAATGTAAAAATCCAAGGTTTTGATCGAGAGCACGGATATCTTTGTGGCACCATGGAGGCACTTAATGTTCCAATGGCAGACACTCCA GTGGTCACATTCTGGGAGGGAGAGATTGTCGATACCAAGAACTATACCTTCTTCACTAATAAATGGAAAGCAAC ATCTGAAGTTGACATCCAACACTGGACCAAGTTCCCATCTTTCTCACCCCTTCTG GACCAAGTGGAAGTCGATGGTGGGAAATCATTGAATTTGAGCAATTATCCATACATATTTATG AGATGGAAAGAGCAGTACTTTGTAAATGTTGGAACTGACTGTGGATTGACTATAGCTGGTTTTTATTATGTGTGCTTCTCATGCTATGATGGATCAGTTAATGGATTTTATTATGATCCAAACAGCAG CCCATTTCAGAAACTTGAATTGCGATCAGCTCAGGCAAAAGACACAGGTTTCAGCTTTTCATCATACCAATTGCAATGA
- the LOC141667047 gene encoding uncharacterized protein LOC141667047 isoform X2, whose amino-acid sequence MPVRVVDTSLPSQPSASSDKFEDEDVEDKLPPACTLLSVGQAFSGSQNVSGPQKNEEWKVNVKIQGFDREHGYLCGTMEALNVPMADTPVVTFWEGEIVDTKNYTFFTNKWKATSEVDIQHWTKFPSFSPLLDQVEVDGGKSLNLSNYPYIFMRWKEQYFVNVGTDCGLTIAGFYYVCFSCYDGSVNGFYYDPNSSEWLCFNN is encoded by the exons ATGCCGGTTAGAGTGGTGGATACCTCACTTCCTTCTCAGCCTTCTGCTTCTTCTG ATAAATTTGAAGATGAGGATGTTGAGGACAAATTACCTCCAGCCTGTACACTTCTAAGCGTTGGACAG GCTTTCTCTGGGTCCCAGAACGTTTCTGGTCCACAAAAGAATGAAGAATGGAAAGTGAATGTAAAAATCCAAGGTTTTGATCGAGAGCACGGATATCTTTGTGGCACCATGGAGGCACTTAATGTTCCAATGGCAGACACTCCA GTGGTCACATTCTGGGAGGGAGAGATTGTCGATACCAAGAACTATACCTTCTTCACTAATAAATGGAAAGCAAC ATCTGAAGTTGACATCCAACACTGGACCAAGTTCCCATCTTTCTCACCCCTTCTG GACCAAGTGGAAGTCGATGGTGGGAAATCATTGAATTTGAGCAATTATCCATACATATTTATG AGATGGAAAGAGCAGTACTTTGTAAATGTTGGAACTGACTGTGGATTGACTATAGCTGGTTTTTATTATGTGTGCTTCTCATGCTATGATGGATCAGTTAATGGATTTTATTATGATCCAAACAGCAG TGAATGGCTATGCTTCAACAATTAG
- the LOC141665881 gene encoding exosome complex component RRP4 homolog has protein sequence MSYTTLRGHGTTDFDGELVATVCGVVERVNKLVYVRSLRARYKPEIGDIIVGRVLEVAPKRWRLEINFTQDAVLMLSSMTLRDGIQRRQTADDELNMRSIFVENDVICAEVRGFQHDGSLHLQARSQKYGKLEKGQLLTVPPYLVKRRKQHFHYLKKYDIDLIVGCNGFIWVGEHVETKDDMVEDQVTYSEKQNASEDTYTPVEIRENICRAANAVRVLCTLGFNITADVIIETVKLSNSIDIHDMLGAEFCVLVAESEVDRRRSSSKKKG, from the exons ATGAGCTACACTACACTAAG AGGTCATGGAACAACTGATTTTGATGGTGAATTGGTTGCAACTGTTTGTGGAGTGGTCGAGCGTGTAAATAAGCTTGTTTATGTGCGCTCTCTCAGGGCCAG GTACAAGCCTGAGATTGGCGACATAATTGTTGGCAGAGTATTAGAG GTTGCCCCTAAACGTTGGAGATTGGAGATAAACTTTACTCAAGATGCAGTTTTGATGCTTTCTTCCATGACACTGCGGGACGGTATCCAG AGGAGGCAAACAGCAGATGATGAGCTCAACATGCGCAGCATATTTGTGGAGAACGATGTGATCTGT GCTGAAGTTCGTGGTTTCCAGCATGATGGAAGTCTACACCTACAAGCGCGAAGTCAGAAGTATGGCAAG CTCGAGAAAGGCCAACTACTTACTGTTCCTCCATACTTGGTGAAGAGGCGAAAACAGCATTTCCACTATCTGAAGAAATACGATATTGACTTGATAGTGGGTTGTAATGGTTTTATATGGGTTGGTGAACATGTTGAAACCAAGGATGATATGGTGGAGGATCAGGTAACCTATTCTGAGAAGCAGAATGCAAGTGAAGACACTTACACTCCTGTGGAGATCAGGGAGAACATTTGTAGAGCTGCAAATGCTGTCAGAGTTCTTTGTACTTTAGGCTTCAACATCACTGCAGATGTGATCATTGAGACGGTCAAGCTTAGCAACTCCATAGATATTCATGATATGCTTGGTGCTGAATTCTGTGTGTTGGTGGCTGAGAGTGAGGTGGACCGCAGAAGATCGTCATCCAAAAAGAAGGGATGA